The genomic interval CCGGCCTCCGCCAAAAAGCGCGCCAAGCTCCGCGAAAGCGGCATGGTCGTGCGCAGCCATGATCTGGCCACCACGGTCATCGTGGCCACCGGCCTGTTCTCCCTCATGTATTTCGGCTCCCAGATCGGGATCGGGCTGGCTGACTTCATGCGGGAGTGTTTCACGGAGCTGGGGAAGCCGGCCGGGCACACCTCCGCCACCACGCCCCTTTATCCGATGCTGAGCAATCACCTGCTCCTGGTTCTCATCTTGTTCATGGGGGGCATGGCCCTGGTGGCCGTGCTGGCCAACATGGTCCAGAGCGGCCCCCTGTGGATCGCCGACAAGCTGTTGGAGCAGGGCCGCGGCCGCCTCAACCCCCTCAAGGGGATCAAAAATCTCTTTTCCCTCCGCAAGCTCGTCGCCACCTCCCAGTCCGTTATCAAGCTCCTGCTCATCGCCTCCTTCGCCTACGCGGCGGTGCGGGAGCTGTCGGAAGCGCCGGTCTTCAGCCGCCCCGTCTCCGTGCAGGAGTTGGGGGCCTTTTTCCTGCAGGCCTGCTGGGCCGTCGGCTGGCGGGTCATTCTGGCCCTGCTTATCCTGGGAGTGATCGACTATCTCTACCAGAGGTGGCAGTATGAAAAGGACAACCGCATGAGCTTCCAGGACGTAAAGGACGAGGTGAAGCAGTCCGAGGGCTCCCCGGAAATCCGGGCGCGCCGCCGCGGCATCATGCGCCGGATGCGCTCCCTCCGCCGCCAGCTGGAAGACATGGCGGACGCCACCATCGTCGTCAACAACCCGACCCACTACTCCGTGGCCCTCCGCTACGTCCGCGGCCTCACGCCCACGCCTATCGTCGTCGCCAAGGGGACGCGCCGCAACGCCCTCCGCATCCGGGAACGCGCCGCCGATTTGGGCATCCCCATGCTGGAGAACGTCCCCCTGGCGCAGGGCCTCTACAAGCACGGGGAAGTCGGGGAGCCGATCCCGCCTCTTTATTACCAAGCCGTGGCCCAGGTTCTGGCCGACCTCTTCCGCCGCGGCTACCGCCCCACATCCGGGGAAGGGCAGGGGAGCCCCAACTGACGCCCTAGATGAATTCCAACCTTCTCACCCGGTTCCTGCAGCGCGGCGACGTGATCTTCAGCATCGCCCTGCTCGGCATCGTCGTCATCCTGGTGCTGCCGCTGCCGCCGGTCCTCATCGACGTCTTCCTGACCCTGAGCATCACCCTCTCGGTCATCATCATCCTTACCGTTGCCTTCCTTAAGGACCCCACGGAGTTCTTCGTCTTTCCCACGATCCTGCTCTTCACCACCCTCTTTCGGCTGGGGTTGAACGTGGCCACCACCCGCTCCATCCTTATCAACGGGGAGGCGGGCAAGCTCATCTCCGCCTTCGGCGACTTTGGCGTGCAGGGAAACCCGATCGTAGGGCTCATCGTCTTCATCATTTTGACGGCGATCAACTTCATGGTCATCACCAAGGGCGCGGGCCGCGTGGCGGAAGTCTCCGCACGCTTCACCTTGGACGCCATGCCGGGCAAGCAGATGGCCATCGATGCCGACCTTAACGCGGGCATCATCTCGGAGAAGGACGCCCGGGAACGCCGCTCGGCCATTCAGAAGGAGGCCAGCTTCTACGGCGCGATGGACGGCGCCAGCAAGTTCGTCAGCGGCGACGCCATCGCGGGCATCTTCATCACCCTGGTGAACCTCATCGGCGGCTTCGCCGTGGGCATGCTGCAGATGAACCTCAGCGCCTCGGACTCCATCCACAAGTTCTCCCTCCTCTCCATCGGCGACGGCCTGGTGACGCAGATCCCCGCCCTCATCACCTCCACTGCCGCCGGTATCCTGGTCACCCGCTCCAGCTCCAACTCGGCGCTCGGCGGGGACGTCTCCCGGCAGCTCTTCAACAGCTCCATGGTGCTGCGCATCACCGCGATGGCCCTCATCTTCTTCGCCTTCATCCCCGGCTTCCCCTCCGGGGCCATGGGCGGCGTGGCGGGCGCCCTCCTCCTCATCTCCTTCTTCTTCCTTCCCCGGAACAAGGCGGAGGCGAACAAGCTTCAGGAAGAGATGAAAGCCCGCGAGGTCAAGGAAAAGGAAGCCGCCGCTGCCAAGGACCAGCGGCCGGAAGTCCTCCTCAAGCTCGATCCCCTGGCGCTGGAGATCGGCCTGGACCTCCTGCCTTTGGTGCAGGGGCAAATGAAGAGCATGCTCGACCGCATCGGCCTCCTGCGCCGGAACATTTCCCAGGAACTGGGCATCATCATCCCTTCCATCTCCGTGCGGGACAATTCCGCCCTGCCTTCCCACAGCTACGCCGTCCTGGTCCGCGGGCACGAGGTGGCGGGAGGCGAGCTTTTCATCGGCCAATACCTGGCCATGGGCGTGGGCACCCCGCAGCGGCCCCTGCGCGGCAAGGTGACCACGGAACCGGCCTTCGGCCTGCCGGCCACCTGGATCGCGGAGGGCGACCGCCGGGAGGCCGAGCGCCTGGGCCACGCCGTCATCGATCCTCTCTCCGTCCTCATCACCCACGTCGGCGAGACCCTGCGCCGTTCCGCCGCGGAAATCTTCACCCGCCAGGACACCCAGAACCTCCTGGACGCCATGAAGGAGACCCACGCCGCCGTTTTGTCCGAAATGAAGACCCTGCAGATCAACGTCGGCACGGTGCACCGCGTCCTGCAAAGCCTCCTGCGGGAGGGCCTCTCGATCCGGGAGCTGGGCGTCATCCTGGAAAAGCTGTGCGACCAGGTGGCCTTCACGAAGAACCCGGACGAGCTGAGCGAGGCCTGCCGCCGCGTCCTGGCCATGGAAATCAGCCGCCATTGCGAAATCGAAAAGAACAAGATCCTCTGCGTCACCATGCACCCGGAGCTGGAGCAGCACGTCGCCAAGGGCATCCGCCAAAGCCAGCAGGAGATCAACCTGGTCCTCGACCCCGGCCTGGCCCGCTACCTGCACGACCACATCCAGCGCGGCGTGGCGGAAATGGGCAAGCGGGGGAAAACCCCCCTCATGCTGACCTCCCCCACCGTCCGCCTGGGGCTCAAGCGCTTCTACGCGGACAGCTTTCCTCTCCTGCGCGTGGTGGCTTATAATGAAATTCCGGCCAAATACGAGATCGAGCCTGTTTACAATATCCCGCCGCAGAATATGGTGGCGGCATAGCCCTTTCAAAAAATGTTCAAACTCCTGACCCAAACCAAGCTCCCGACGAT from Verrucomicrobium sp. carries:
- a CDS encoding flagellar biosynthesis protein FlhA, whose protein sequence is MNSNLLTRFLQRGDVIFSIALLGIVVILVLPLPPVLIDVFLTLSITLSVIIILTVAFLKDPTEFFVFPTILLFTTLFRLGLNVATTRSILINGEAGKLISAFGDFGVQGNPIVGLIVFIILTAINFMVITKGAGRVAEVSARFTLDAMPGKQMAIDADLNAGIISEKDARERRSAIQKEASFYGAMDGASKFVSGDAIAGIFITLVNLIGGFAVGMLQMNLSASDSIHKFSLLSIGDGLVTQIPALITSTAAGILVTRSSSNSALGGDVSRQLFNSSMVLRITAMALIFFAFIPGFPSGAMGGVAGALLLISFFFLPRNKAEANKLQEEMKAREVKEKEAAAAKDQRPEVLLKLDPLALEIGLDLLPLVQGQMKSMLDRIGLLRRNISQELGIIIPSISVRDNSALPSHSYAVLVRGHEVAGGELFIGQYLAMGVGTPQRPLRGKVTTEPAFGLPATWIAEGDRREAERLGHAVIDPLSVLITHVGETLRRSAAEIFTRQDTQNLLDAMKETHAAVLSEMKTLQINVGTVHRVLQSLLREGLSIRELGVILEKLCDQVAFTKNPDELSEACRRVLAMEISRHCEIEKNKILCVTMHPELEQHVAKGIRQSQQEINLVLDPGLARYLHDHIQRGVAEMGKRGKTPLMLTSPTVRLGLKRFYADSFPLLRVVAYNEIPAKYEIEPVYNIPPQNMVAA
- a CDS encoding EscU/YscU/HrcU family type III secretion system export apparatus switch protein; its protein translation is MPQDDLKNLPASAKKRAKLRESGMVVRSHDLATTVIVATGLFSLMYFGSQIGIGLADFMRECFTELGKPAGHTSATTPLYPMLSNHLLLVLILFMGGMALVAVLANMVQSGPLWIADKLLEQGRGRLNPLKGIKNLFSLRKLVATSQSVIKLLLIASFAYAAVRELSEAPVFSRPVSVQELGAFFLQACWAVGWRVILALLILGVIDYLYQRWQYEKDNRMSFQDVKDEVKQSEGSPEIRARRRGIMRRMRSLRRQLEDMADATIVVNNPTHYSVALRYVRGLTPTPIVVAKGTRRNALRIRERAADLGIPMLENVPLAQGLYKHGEVGEPIPPLYYQAVAQVLADLFRRGYRPTSGEGQGSPN